GCTCCTGGTGCTGGGCGGCGAGCTGCTCACCCGCGCCTGGGGGCCGCTGCGGGCCGCGCTCGGAGGCTTCTTCATCCCCCTGGGCCAGGCCTCGCTCTACGTCTTCGCGCTGCACGTCCCGGTGGTGTTCATCGTCTCGAACCTCATCCCCTTCGGCTACGCCGCCTCGGGGGGCGCGTTGCTCCTCAACACGCTGGGGCACCTGGGGTGCCTGGCCGTGCTCTGGCTGCTGGTGCGCTACCGCTTCCTCTACCGCTGGATCCCTCACTGACGCGCCCGAGGTGACACATGTACGGACTGGTGAATCGCGCAATCGAGGAGATGGTGTGTGGCAGTCAGGGGGAGGAGACCTGGGAGCGCATCAAGTGCGAGGCCGGGGTCGACACGGACGTCTTCATCGGCAACCAGGGCTATGACGACGCCATCACCTACCGGCTGGTGGGCGCGGCCAGCCAGGTGCTCGGGCTCCCGCCGGAGCGCATCCTCGAGGCCTTCGGTGAGCACTGGGTGCTGAAGACCGCGCGGGATGGGTATGGCGAGCTGCTGACCGCGGGGGGCTCCTCCTTGAGCGAGTTCCTCCAGAACCTCCCGAGCCTCCACGCCCGCATCAACCTCATGTTCCCCCACCTGACCCCGCCCTCGTTCTCGTGCACGAACGTCACGGCGGAGTCGATGGACTTCCACTATCGCTCGAAGCGGCAGGGGCTGGCCCCGTTCATGGTGGGGCTGCTCCGGGGGCTCGGCAAGCTGTTCGACACGGAGGTCTACATAGAGCACATCGAGGCGCGGAGCGCGGGGGCGGACCATGACGTCTACCACCTGCGGTGGAGAAGGACGCAGCCGTGAGCCCGGGGCTCCACCTCGGGCTCGCCCCGGAGCAGTTCGCCCAGGCCTTCCCGTTTCACGTGGCCTTCGACGAACGGCTCGTCGTGGTGCAGACCGGCCCCTCCCTGCACAAACTCTGTCCCGGGCTGCGGGCAGGCTCGCGGCTCGGGGAGCACCTCCGGCTCCGAGGCGATGCGCCGACGCTCAGCTTCGAGCTCCTCCGCTCCGTCTCCTCGCGCCTGGTGGTCATGGAGACGCTGTGCGAGCAGGTGCCGATACGCGGTCAGCTCCTCTTGTCCGAGGCTGGAGATTGCATCGTGTTCCTCTGCTCACCGTGGCTGACGGAGCCCGCCTCCATGCGCAAGCTGGGGCTCGGGGTGGGGGACTTCGCGCTGCATGATCCGGTGGTGGACCTGCTCCACCTCATGCAGTCACAGACGATGTCGCTGGCGGACGCGAACCGCCTGGCGGAGAAGCTGACCGCCCAGCGCGCGGAGCTCCGCTCGGCGAACGCCCGCCTCGCCACCCGGTACTCCGTGACGCGCGCGCTGGCACAGGCGGCCCGCATCGAGGATGCGGCCTCCAGCATCCTCGCCAGCGTGTGCGAGCTGGGCGCATGGGACATGGCCGTCATCTGGCTGCGCGAGGAGGAGCCGCGCTCCTTCTCGTTGGTGAAAGGTCCCCTGGCCGGGACGCCGGGCGCCTCCGCCTTCGAGGCCTACCTTCGCGGCACCCCCCCGGGGCTGGAGGTGGACCCCGCGGGGAGCGCCCTGCGCACCGGCGCGGCCGACTGGGCGGAGGATCTGAACCGACTCTTGAGCTCCAGCCGCTCCCGCTCCGCCGTGAAGGCGGGGTTCCGGGGCGCCTGCGCCTTCCCCCTGCCTGGCGTTCATGGGAGCGCGGGCCTCTGCGAGCTGTATGCCGCGCAGCCTCGAGTCCGCGACGCGCGCCTGCTGGCGGCGCTCGAGGAGATCGGCGCCTGCATCGGGCAGTTCATTGACAGGTACCGCACGGAGCAGGAGCTGCGAGAGTCGAAGAAGGCCGCCGAGGCCGCGACGGTGGCCAAGAGCCAGTTCCTGGCGCGCATGAGCCATGAGATCCGCACGCCCATCAACGGCGTCATCGGCATGATCGAGCTGGCCTTGCGCTCGCCCCTCACGGCGAGCCAGCGCGAGCACCTCGAGACGGCCCAGTCCTCCGCCGAGCTGCTGCTCCAGCTCGTCAGTGACGTGCTCGACTTCTCGAAGATCGAGGCGGGTCAGCTCCACCTCGCGGAGTCACGCTTCTCGCTGCGGGAGTGTCTCGAGCGTCCCCTCCGGGGACTCGCGGCCAGGGCTCGCGACAAGGGCCTGCGCTTCACGGTGGAGCTGCCGGAGGATCTCCCGGACGCGGTGAGGGGAGATCCCCTCCGGCTCTCGCAGGTGCTCATCAACCTGGTGGGCAACGCGGTGAAGTTCACCCACCAGGGAGAGGTCCGCGTGGAGACGCGCGTCCAGGAGCGCTCCGCCGGCTTCTGCCAGCTCGCCCTCGCCGTGAGTGACACCGGCATCGGCATCGACCCCGTGAAGCAGCGGCACATCTTCGAGGCCTTCGCCCAGGCGGACGCCGAGACGGCGCAGTTCTATGGCGGTACGGGCCTGGGGCTGGCGATCTGCCAGCAGCTCGTGCAGATGATGGGAGGGACGATCTCGGTGGAGAGCAGCCCCGGGAGGGGCAGCTGCTTCCTCTTCACGGCGCGGCTGGGGATCGACGAGAGCGCGAGCAGCGCCGCGGCGCCGGAGCCTCCACGCCACCGGGGGCGAGCCCAGCGGGGGCTGCGCATCCTGGTGGTCGAGGACAACGTGGTGAACCAGCTGGTGACCCGAGGGCTCCTCGAGCTGGAGGGCCACGTGGTGGAGACCGTGGACCGGGGAGAGGCGGCCCTGGCGCGCACCCGGAGCACGCGCTTCGACCTCATCCTGATGGACATCCAGATGCCGGAGCTGGACGGGCTCCAGGTGACGCGACGGATCCGCGAGGAGGAGGGATGGACCGGTGCGCCGCGGACGCCCATCGTGGGCCTGACGGCGCAGTCCGTCGTGGGAGACCGCGAGAAGGGGCTCGAGGCGGGCATGGACGAGTACCTGGCCAAGCCGGTTCGCGGACGCCAGCTCGCGGAGGCGATCGACCGTGTCCTCGGCCAGCGCCAGGCGGACAGTGGCCCTCCGGCTCCCGAGGCGCCCCGCAGCCTGGATCGGGCGGCGCTGGAGGAGCTGGTCGGCGGAGAGTCGGTGCTCCTGGCTCGGATCGTGAGCGTGTTCCTCCGGTACGGGCCGGAGATGCGGGATGCGGTGCTGGCGGCCCTCTCCGGGGAGGACTCGAAGGAGCTGGTGGCCGCGGCGCACAAGCTGAAGGGCTCCCTGGGCGATCTCGCGGCGCGGTCCGCCTTCGCGGTGTGTGGCCGCATCGAGCTGCTGGCCCGGCGCGGGGAGCTCACGGCGGCCCGCGCGGAGCGGGAGCCGCTGGAGCGAGAGCTCGCCCAGCTCTTCAACGAGCTGCGGGAGCTCGAGGCGCAGCTGTCCCTCGGCGGACGGGATGCCATGGGTCGTGGGCACTGAGGCCGCTCGCGCTCCTGCGAGCGACCTCCGTGCGATGTCCGGGCCCTGGGCTCAGCAGGGGAAGCAGGCAGCCTGACGCAGCGCCGTGTCCTCGGGGAGGCCGAGCGCCACGTTGAGGTTCTGCACCGCCTGGCCGGCCATGCCCTTGACCAGGTTGTCCAGCGCCACCATGACGGCCACCGTGCGGCCGCGCGTGGCGACGGAGATGTCGCAGAAGTTGCTGCCCACCACCGAGGCCAGCCGAGGCGTGCCCTCCACCACGCGCACCATGGGAGAGGTGGCGTAGTAGCGGCGGTAGAGCTCGGTGAGGGAGGCGGTGCTCACGCCGCCCGCGTTCTCCGGCCACTCGAACTGCACGGTGGCGAAGATGCCGCGCACCAGGGGCGCCGAGTGGGGGATGAACGTCAGCCGGTGGCGCGAGGCCTTGTGCGCCACGAGCATCACGTCCATCTCCGCCTCCTGCGGGTGCTCCAGGGGCTTGTAGACGCGGAAGTCATGCGCGCGGGTGGGGTGGTGGGTGCCCTCGCCCGGCAGCACGCCCGAGCCGGACGAGCCCGTCACCGCCGTGGCCGCGATCAGCCCCAGCCCCGGGGTGGACGCCACCGGCAGCAGCGCGAGCTGCACCGCGGTGGCGAAGCAGCCTGGGTTCGCGATGCGCTTCGCGCCCTTGAGCTTGTCCCGGCGCCACTCGGGCAGTCCGTACACGAAGCGCTCGAGCAGGTCGGGCGCCAGGTGGGGACGGCCATGCGTGGCGGCGTAGCGGCCCGGGTGGTCCAGCCGGAAGTCCGAGGACAGGTCCATCAGCACCAGCCGCTCGGACAGCCCCAGCTCGGCCCACTTCTTCTCCAGCGCGGGGAGCTGCTTCGCCAGCTCCTCGTCATCCATCACGGAGAAGACCACCGGCTGCGGCGAGTCCGTGAGCCAGCGCCAGTCCGGCTCCGAGTCGAACTTGCCCTCCACCAGCCCGCGCAGGTGCGGATGCAGCGCGTGGAAGGGCATGTCCGCGTGCGGCTTGGACACCGCGCGCACCGCGGCCACCGCCGGGTGACCGGACAGCAGCCGCAGCAGCTCTCCACCACCGAAGCCCGAGGCTCCCAGGATGTAGGCGTGAACCCGTGTCATGCGCTCTTCCTCCCCGCGATACGCGGCGCGACCTTCTCCAGGATGAGACCGCCCAGGCCGGCGGCGTCGGCTCGGGCGTTGTGCGCGGGCAGCCCCACCTCGCGCTCCACGAAGCGGATGCCCACGCGGTTGTCCGTGGCGGGCCCGGCCACCACGTCCACCTGGATGCCGTACGTCTCCTTCAGGTGGCGCACGCCGCCCGAGGCGCCCACGGGATCATTGGCGCACAGCACCCACGCGCCGCCCATCCCGCGCAGCTCCGGATCCTCGAGGATGGACTGCACGCCGTACTCGCCCATGATGCCGTCACCCGTCTCGGCGACGATGACGTCCACCTCGGCGGCGGCCAGCTCGGAGAGGATGATGCGGGACACCTGGGCGGCCGTCTTCGGGCTGGTGCACACGGTGCCCGCGTCGGTGAAGTCCATCACCACCTCCGCGCCCGAGTCCCTCATGCTCAGCGTGTCGCGCATCAGCGACACGCCGGTGAGCTTGGCGCCGCCCACGCGGAAGCCGGCCTGGGCCAGCCGGCGCACCATGGCGCAGGCCGCGTAGGTCTTCCCCGCGTTCATGCAGGTGCCCACCACGTACACCACCGGCACGGACACCGGCTGCTGCGAGCCCTTGAGCGCTCCGGCGCGGACGTGGGCCGGCTGACCGGCGCGCGACTGGAACTCGGGGAACATCAGCACCTGCCCGAGCACCTCCGCCTCGAAGGGAGTGCCTACGCCCGGGTTGTGCGAGGTGCACTGGCCGATCACCCCGCCCATGTTGAGCATGTGCAGCCGCTGGCCGGGGGCCACCTTGTCTGGCACCACGCCCTCGTACCCGTGCAGGGCGTTGCGGTGGCCGAGCGCCCCCACGACGATGTCTCCGCCGTGCAGCGTCACCAGCCGGCCGTGCACGTCCTCGAGCTGGTTGTAGACGGACTTCTCCCCGTGGATGCGGGCGGCGATCACCGCGCCCTCCACCGCCTGGATCTCCTCGGTGAGGTGCACGGTGCGGCCGAGCCGCAGGTTGCGGGTGACACTGCCTACCTTGTCGACGTGGACCTTCATGGCTTCACCTTGAGGGCCAGGGTCTGGGCCACGCCGTACACCTTGGCGAAGCCGGCGGCCTCGGCACCCGTCCAGAGATGGTTGGCCTCGCCGTAGCTCGCCACCTTGGCGTCCATCAGCGAGTGCGGGGAGCGCACGCCCTCGACAATCATGGCGCGCGGCTGCAGCGTCACGCGCACCTCGCCCGTCACGCGGGCCTGCGAGGACTGCAGGTACGCCTCGACGTCCCGGGCCAGCGGATCGAAGAAGTGCCCCTCGTGGAGCAGCGTGCCGTAGAGGTTGCCCAGCGTCTCCTTCCAGAAGAGCTGCTTGCCGGAGAGCACCAGCTTCTCCAGCTCGCGGTGCGCGGTGATGAGCATCACCGCCGCCGGGGCGTCGAAGCCCACGCGGCCCTTGATGCCCAGGATGGTGTCACCCAGGTGCACGCCGCGCCCCACGCCGTAGGGCTGGCCCAGCGTGTTGAGCTGGGCGATCAGCTCCACGGGCGCCATCGCCTGGCCGTCAATCGCCACCGGGCGGCCCTTCTCGAAGCTCAGCACCAGCGTGCGCGGCTTGAGGTCCGAGGGGATGACGCCGGCCGGGTAGGCGGCCTCCGGCAGGTTGCTCCACGAGTCGTGCGTCTCCTTGCCGCCGACGGAGGTGCCCCACATGCCCTCGTTGATGGAGTAGGCGCCCGTCTTCGCGGGGAGGTGGATGCCGCGCTCGGCCAGGAAGGACATCTCCTGGGCGCGGCTGAGGCTCAGCTCGCGGATGGGGGTGATGAGGTCCATGTCCGGCGCCAGCGCGCGGAAGGCCACGTCGAAGCGGACCTGATCGTTGCCCGCGCCGGTGGAGCCGTGGGCCAGGGCCTTGGCGCCCACCTCGCGGGCCATGCGCACCACCTCGGTGGCCTGGCAGACGCGCTCGGCGGAGACACTCAGCGGGTAGGCCTGGCCGCGCAGCACGTTGCCGGCGAGCAGGTGGCGCAGGTAGTCCTCGAAGAGCAGCGCGCGAGCGTCCACCGTGTGGTGGGCCACCGCGCCCAGGCGAGCCGCGTGCTCCGGCATCTTCGCCAGCGCCTCGGCGGTGAAGCCGCCGGTGTCCACGGTGACGGTGGTGACAGCGTGCCCCTGCTCGCGCAGATAGACCACGCAGAAAGAGGTGTCCAAGCCGCCGGAGAAGGCCAGCACCACGGGTTTCTTGCTCATTGTCTTCGAGGTCTCCTCAGTACCGCTGCTGCGTCCACTACAACTGCATTCACGGCTGCTGCATTCACGGCGACTGCGTCTACGGCTGCCAGACGCGCTCGGCGCAGGTGGCCAGGGCGCGGTGGGTCTCGGTGAGCCAGGCTCGGACGCTGCCCAGCTCGGCGCGGAGCTGCTCCAGCGCGAGGTTGCCGGCGCCGCCCAGGTGGGTGGCCGTCAGCGCGGCCCGGTCCGGACGGAAGGTGCCGTCGGAGAGCTCGCGCGCCACCTCGCGGTAGGCGTCGCGGAAGGGCAGGCCGCGCCCGACGAGCACGTAGGCGTGGTGGGCGGCGTACAGCGTGTCGTCGCAGGCCCGGGCGGCGGCCTCGGCGCGGATCTGGATCACGGGGACCAGCCGCGTGAGCACGTCCAGCAGCTCCCGCAGCGAGCCCAGCCCGGAGAGGGTGGGGCGCTTGAGGAGCTGGAAGTCCCGGTGGTAGCTGGAGGGCAGGCCCCCGGCCACCTCCTCCACCTGTCGCGCAATCCCGCGCAGCTCGCGGCAGCGGGCACGCGCCAGCTCCACCACGTCCGGGTTCTTCTTCTGCGGCATGATGGACGAGCCGGTGGTGAACGCGTCCGGCAGCGAGAGGAAGCCGAACTCCTCGGTGCTGAAGAGGGACACGTCCCACAGCCACTTCTCCAGGCCACCCGCCACCGAGCACGCCCACGAGAGCGCCGCCATCTCGTGCCGGCCGCGGCTGTTCTGCACGTCGATGGGGCTGCGCTGCACGCGCGAGAAGCCGAGCAGGCTTGCCACGTACTCGCGATCGATGGGCAGCGGCACGCCGAAGCCCGCCGCCGCTCCCAGGGGGCTTCGGTCCAGCCGGGCCCACAGGCCGCGCAGCGCCTCCAGCTCCTCCAGCAGGCCCTCGGCGAAGGCGGCGCCCCACATGCCGAAGGTGCTCGGCATGGCCCGACGCATGTGGGTGTAGCCGGGCATCGGCACGCTGGCGTGCGCCTGGGCGAAGTCCAGGAAGGCCCCGGCCAGCTCCGCCGCGTGGGCGCCGAGCACCAGCACCTGCTCGCGCAGCATGAGCCGCAGGGCCAGCTGCACCTGGTCGTTGCGGGAGCGGCCCAGGTGGATGCGGCGGCCGGCCTCGCCCACCCGCTCCACGAGCGCCGCCTCCAGCGCGGTGTGCCCGTCCTCCTGCTCCGGACGGATGGTGAACGCGCCCGCCCGCGCCTCGTCATGGAGCGCGCGCAGGGCGGGCACCAGCGCCCGCATATCCTTCTCGGGCAGCAGCCCCACGCGCGCCAGCATCCGCGCATGGGCCGCGCTGCCGAGCGCGTCGTGCGGCGCCAGCGCCAGGTCCACCTGGGGATCATCCCCGACGGTGAAGCGGTGGATGGCCGCGTCCAGCGGAAGGCCCTTCGACCAGAGGGTGTCAGCCACGGGCCACCTCCTCGAAGTAGCCGCGGATGAGCCGCTGGTAGAAGGCCACGCCCGCCTCCAGCTCCACGAGGGCCAGGTACTCGTCCGGCTTGTGCGAGCGCAGCGTGTCGCCGGGGCCCACCTTCACCGCGGGCACCTGCCCCAGGAAGGCCCAGTCGGACGCCGTGCTCGAGCCCACCGGCCCCACGCCCCCACCGGCCGCCACCGCCGCCCGGACGATGGGCTCGCCCGGAGCCGTGGACTTCGGCAGGTAGCGCGCGGAGTGGACGATCACCTCGCTGCGCAGCACGCCGGCCAGGTGGGTGGCCACCGCCGCGTGCTCCATGCCCGGCGTGGTGCGGATGTCCACGAAGAACTCGCAGCGGTCCGGCACCTGGTTACGGGCCAGGCCGCCCTGGATCTGCGTCACCTGGGCGCGTGCCTCGCCCAGCAGCGGGTGCGCGGGGAAGCGCAGCTCGGCCAGGGTGGAGATGTCCTGGGCCGCCAGGTGGATGGCGTTCTGCGCCTCGGCTGCCTGCGCGTGCGCCACGTGCGCGGAGCGGCCATGCGCCACGCAGCGCAGCAGGAGCATCCCGCGCTGGGCGGTGCAGGGCTTCAGCCCGGTGGGCTCACCCACCACGGCCGCGTCCAGCGGCCCGAGCGCCGGCAACACCGTGCCCAGCCCCGCGCCGCCCGTCTCCTCCTCGGCGGTGAAGGCGAAGACGACCTCACCCCGGCCCTCCAGGGCCTGGGGGTTCTGCAGCAGCTCGCGGGCCGCCAGCAGCATGGACGCCACGCAGCCCTTGGCGTCATTGCTGCCCAGCCCGTACAGCCGGCCCTCGC
This genomic interval from Hyalangium gracile contains the following:
- a CDS encoding heme NO-binding domain-containing protein; amino-acid sequence: MYGLVNRAIEEMVCGSQGEETWERIKCEAGVDTDVFIGNQGYDDAITYRLVGAASQVLGLPPERILEAFGEHWVLKTARDGYGELLTAGGSSLSEFLQNLPSLHARINLMFPHLTPPSFSCTNVTAESMDFHYRSKRQGLAPFMVGLLRGLGKLFDTEVYIEHIEARSAGADHDVYHLRWRRTQP
- a CDS encoding hybrid sensor histidine kinase/response regulator translates to MSPGLHLGLAPEQFAQAFPFHVAFDERLVVVQTGPSLHKLCPGLRAGSRLGEHLRLRGDAPTLSFELLRSVSSRLVVMETLCEQVPIRGQLLLSEAGDCIVFLCSPWLTEPASMRKLGLGVGDFALHDPVVDLLHLMQSQTMSLADANRLAEKLTAQRAELRSANARLATRYSVTRALAQAARIEDAASSILASVCELGAWDMAVIWLREEEPRSFSLVKGPLAGTPGASAFEAYLRGTPPGLEVDPAGSALRTGAADWAEDLNRLLSSSRSRSAVKAGFRGACAFPLPGVHGSAGLCELYAAQPRVRDARLLAALEEIGACIGQFIDRYRTEQELRESKKAAEAATVAKSQFLARMSHEIRTPINGVIGMIELALRSPLTASQREHLETAQSSAELLLQLVSDVLDFSKIEAGQLHLAESRFSLRECLERPLRGLAARARDKGLRFTVELPEDLPDAVRGDPLRLSQVLINLVGNAVKFTHQGEVRVETRVQERSAGFCQLALAVSDTGIGIDPVKQRHIFEAFAQADAETAQFYGGTGLGLAICQQLVQMMGGTISVESSPGRGSCFLFTARLGIDESASSAAAPEPPRHRGRAQRGLRILVVEDNVVNQLVTRGLLELEGHVVETVDRGEAALARTRSTRFDLILMDIQMPELDGLQVTRRIREEEGWTGAPRTPIVGLTAQSVVGDREKGLEAGMDEYLAKPVRGRQLAEAIDRVLGQRQADSGPPAPEAPRSLDRAALEELVGGESVLLARIVSVFLRYGPEMRDAVLAALSGEDSKELVAAAHKLKGSLGDLAARSAFAVCGRIELLARRGELTAARAEREPLERELAQLFNELRELEAQLSLGGRDAMGRGH
- the argC gene encoding N-acetyl-gamma-glutamyl-phosphate reductase, with the protein product MTRVHAYILGASGFGGGELLRLLSGHPAVAAVRAVSKPHADMPFHALHPHLRGLVEGKFDSEPDWRWLTDSPQPVVFSVMDDEELAKQLPALEKKWAELGLSERLVLMDLSSDFRLDHPGRYAATHGRPHLAPDLLERFVYGLPEWRRDKLKGAKRIANPGCFATAVQLALLPVASTPGLGLIAATAVTGSSGSGVLPGEGTHHPTRAHDFRVYKPLEHPQEAEMDVMLVAHKASRHRLTFIPHSAPLVRGIFATVQFEWPENAGGVSTASLTELYRRYYATSPMVRVVEGTPRLASVVGSNFCDISVATRGRTVAVMVALDNLVKGMAGQAVQNLNVALGLPEDTALRQAACFPC
- a CDS encoding P-loop NTPase family protein, producing the protein MKVHVDKVGSVTRNLRLGRTVHLTEEIQAVEGAVIAARIHGEKSVYNQLEDVHGRLVTLHGGDIVVGALGHRNALHGYEGVVPDKVAPGQRLHMLNMGGVIGQCTSHNPGVGTPFEAEVLGQVLMFPEFQSRAGQPAHVRAGALKGSQQPVSVPVVYVVGTCMNAGKTYAACAMVRRLAQAGFRVGGAKLTGVSLMRDTLSMRDSGAEVVMDFTDAGTVCTSPKTAAQVSRIILSELAAAEVDVIVAETGDGIMGEYGVQSILEDPELRGMGGAWVLCANDPVGASGGVRHLKETYGIQVDVVAGPATDNRVGIRFVEREVGLPAHNARADAAGLGGLILEKVAPRIAGRKSA
- the argG gene encoding argininosuccinate synthase, translating into MSKKPVVLAFSGGLDTSFCVVYLREQGHAVTTVTVDTGGFTAEALAKMPEHAARLGAVAHHTVDARALLFEDYLRHLLAGNVLRGQAYPLSVSAERVCQATEVVRMAREVGAKALAHGSTGAGNDQVRFDVAFRALAPDMDLITPIRELSLSRAQEMSFLAERGIHLPAKTGAYSINEGMWGTSVGGKETHDSWSNLPEAAYPAGVIPSDLKPRTLVLSFEKGRPVAIDGQAMAPVELIAQLNTLGQPYGVGRGVHLGDTILGIKGRVGFDAPAAVMLITAHRELEKLVLSGKQLFWKETLGNLYGTLLHEGHFFDPLARDVEAYLQSSQARVTGEVRVTLQPRAMIVEGVRSPHSLMDAKVASYGEANHLWTGAEAAGFAKVYGVAQTLALKVKP
- the argH gene encoding argininosuccinate lyase yields the protein MADTLWSKGLPLDAAIHRFTVGDDPQVDLALAPHDALGSAAHARMLARVGLLPEKDMRALVPALRALHDEARAGAFTIRPEQEDGHTALEAALVERVGEAGRRIHLGRSRNDQVQLALRLMLREQVLVLGAHAAELAGAFLDFAQAHASVPMPGYTHMRRAMPSTFGMWGAAFAEGLLEELEALRGLWARLDRSPLGAAAGFGVPLPIDREYVASLLGFSRVQRSPIDVQNSRGRHEMAALSWACSVAGGLEKWLWDVSLFSTEEFGFLSLPDAFTTGSSIMPQKKNPDVVELARARCRELRGIARQVEEVAGGLPSSYHRDFQLLKRPTLSGLGSLRELLDVLTRLVPVIQIRAEAAARACDDTLYAAHHAYVLVGRGLPFRDAYREVARELSDGTFRPDRAALTATHLGGAGNLALEQLRAELGSVRAWLTETHRALATCAERVWQP
- a CDS encoding M20/M25/M40 family metallo-hydrolase, whose product is MTPAALLEALVATPSVSGQEGRIADQVASWVEGWGGRVQRQGHNLWFTVGSGPRRLLVNSHLDTVPPCAGWTLEPQVPVWREGRLYGLGSNDAKGCVASMLLAARELLQNPQALEGRGEVVFAFTAEEETGGAGLGTVLPALGPLDAAVVGEPTGLKPCTAQRGMLLLRCVAHGRSAHVAHAQAAEAQNAIHLAAQDISTLAELRFPAHPLLGEARAQVTQIQGGLARNQVPDRCEFFVDIRTTPGMEHAAVATHLAGVLRSEVIVHSARYLPKSTAPGEPIVRAAVAAGGGVGPVGSSTASDWAFLGQVPAVKVGPGDTLRSHKPDEYLALVELEAGVAFYQRLIRGYFEEVARG